Proteins co-encoded in one Hydrotalea sp. genomic window:
- a CDS encoding (deoxy)nucleoside triphosphate pyrophosphohydrolase, with protein MSCFETTDKPIKPKPLKLVVAGVLVDADGRVLVGQRAAGKSFAGHWEFPGGKIEKNETPEVALIRELREELAIDTNRSCLAPILFASHDYDDFHLLMPVFVLRQWRGNIAPRAETFSTTKWLRLPGLAALDGLLPADKPIVSMLHQFI; from the coding sequence ATGTCCTGTTTTGAAACCACCGACAAGCCGATAAAACCCAAACCATTAAAATTGGTTGTCGCCGGTGTGTTGGTCGATGCCGACGGCCGTGTGTTGGTCGGGCAACGGGCGGCGGGCAAATCCTTCGCCGGCCATTGGGAATTCCCTGGCGGCAAGATTGAAAAAAACGAAACGCCGGAGGTCGCCCTAATCCGCGAATTGCGGGAGGAATTAGCCATCGACACCAATCGCTCCTGCCTTGCCCCGATATTATTTGCCAGCCATGATTATGACGATTTCCACCTATTGATGCCGGTGTTTGTTTTGCGGCAATGGCGCGGCAATATCGCGCCGCGTGCCGAAACTTTTTCAACAACCAAATGGTTGCGATTGCCTGGCCTGGCCGCGCTCGATGGCCTCCTGCCCGCCGACAAGCCCATCGTTTCGATGTTGCATCAATTTATTTAA
- the argJ gene encoding bifunctional glutamate N-acetyltransferase/amino-acid acetyltransferase ArgJ, translating into MSLKTSPLAPLTFPAMPAITGVDIFTCHSGLRYKNRDDIMLMTLSPAHKFIATGVFTQSTTRSAPVLWCEQNLKSPHARAVICNAGHANAFTGTAGTSLVNATATAVAKKITADKRGVFVASTGIIGAPLPPGAIADQLPKLQPSDWLGGARAIATTDTFPKIATKKFIIDGKTYHLNGMAKGSGMIAPNMATMLCFMATDYPLQKKWLQATLRDVADETFNAITVDSDTSTSDSLLLFAPADKKPPSAKNQKIFRAALQAVCHDLALQIVKDGEGAEKLITITIEKAKNKSDAKKIAFSIANSPLVKTAVAGGDANWGRVVMAVGKSGADVTRDKLAIYFGDTLVAKNGSAVAGYDETPVAKHLQTRDVTIRVVINRGTAAARVFTCDLTHGYIDINADYRS; encoded by the coding sequence ATGTCGTTAAAAACCTCACCCCTCGCGCCCCTGACCTTCCCCGCCATGCCGGCAATTACCGGGGTTGATATTTTCACCTGCCACAGCGGCCTGCGTTATAAAAATCGCGACGATATTATGCTGATGACTCTGTCGCCAGCGCACAAATTCATTGCCACCGGCGTTTTTACCCAATCGACCACGCGGTCGGCACCGGTGCTGTGGTGCGAACAAAATTTGAAATCACCCCATGCCCGCGCGGTGATATGCAACGCCGGCCACGCCAACGCCTTCACCGGCACGGCGGGCACATCATTAGTTAATGCCACGGCGACGGCGGTGGCCAAAAAAATCACCGCTGATAAGCGTGGGGTTTTCGTTGCCTCGACCGGTATCATCGGTGCGCCCCTGCCGCCTGGTGCCATCGCCGACCAATTGCCAAAATTGCAACCAAGCGATTGGCTGGGCGGGGCGCGCGCCATTGCCACCACCGATACCTTCCCCAAAATTGCCACCAAAAAATTTATCATCGACGGCAAAACATACCACCTGAACGGCATGGCCAAGGGCAGTGGCATGATAGCCCCCAACATGGCTACTATGTTGTGCTTCATGGCGACCGATTACCCATTGCAAAAAAAATGGTTGCAGGCCACGTTGCGTGATGTCGCCGATGAAACATTCAACGCCATCACGGTCGACAGCGACACCTCAACCTCCGACAGCCTTTTATTATTTGCGCCGGCCGATAAAAAACCACCCAGCGCAAAAAATCAAAAAATCTTCCGCGCCGCGCTCCAAGCGGTTTGCCATGACCTGGCGTTGCAAATTGTGAAGGATGGCGAGGGGGCCGAAAAATTAATCACCATCACCATCGAAAAAGCCAAAAACAAAAGCGATGCAAAAAAAATCGCCTTCAGCATTGCCAATTCGCCGTTGGTTAAAACCGCGGTCGCCGGCGGCGATGCCAATTGGGGACGCGTCGTCATGGCGGTGGGAAAATCGGGGGCCGATGTAACCCGCGATAAATTGGCAATTTATTTCGGCGACACATTGGTTGCAAAAAATGGTTCTGCGGTCGCGGGATACGACGAAACACCGGTCGCCAAGCATTTGCAAACCCGCGATGTAACAATTCGCGTCGTCATCAACCGCGGCACGGCGGCCGCGCGGGTTTTTACCTGCGACCTGACCCATGGTTACATCGACATCAATGCCGATTATCGGTCGTAA